One Salarias fasciatus chromosome 9, fSalaFa1.1, whole genome shotgun sequence DNA segment encodes these proteins:
- the riok3 gene encoding serine/threonine-protein kinase RIO3, with translation MDQAGVTAQAPKSPWGSAAPAPPTCSLSDVMSEELARQLEEENQPCPALSHPPADVLLSDEYPDTTSDLMLAQMLQMQFDREFDDQLRREEKKFNGDSKVSISFENYRKVHPYEDSDSSEDEVDWQDTRHDPYRAEKPQTNPRRGFTGKGKNITTKHDEVMCGRKNTARMDNFAPEVHVGDGLGMDLKLSNQVFNSLKQHCYSEQRRSAKLHEKKEHSTAEQAVDPRTRLLMYKLVNAGVLENINGCISTGKESVVFHADGGSLEEQPVPDEVVLKVFKTTLNEFKNRDRYIKDDYRFRERFSKLNPRKVIRLWAEKEMHNLARMKKAEIPCPDVVLLRKHILVMSFIGKDHVPAPKLKDAELSAEDMKNAYYQVLHLMQQMFQECNLVHADLSEYNMLWHHRKVWLIDVSQSVEPTHPHGLEFLFRDCRNVATFFQKRGVSEAMSVYELFNAVSQLNIPVGAEDEAEFMAEIVALEKRNEDHVQKRGKKTFPVTSEDDGPPLEPDTDD, from the exons AGCCCATGGGGCAGCGCGGCCCCGGCCCCTCCCACCTGCTCCCTGTCTGATGTGATGAGTGAAGAGCTGGcccggcagctggaggaggagaaccagccGTGTCCCGCTCTGTCCCA TCCTCCGGCCGACGTGCTGCTCTCAGACGAATATCCGGACACCACCAGCGACCTGATGCTCGCCCAGATGCTGCAGATGCAGTTCGACCGCGAGTTTGACGACCAGCTGCGGCGCGAGGAGAAGAAGTTCAACGGAGACAGTAAAG TGTCCATCTCCTTCGAGAACTACCGGAAGGTCCACCCGTACGAGGACAGCGACAGTTCAGAGGACGAGGTGGACTGGCAGGACACCAGGCACGACCCCTACAGAGCAG aaaaGCCCCAGACGAACCCCCGCAGAGGATTCACTGGAAAGGGGAAGAACATCACCACCAAGCATGACGAAGTGATGTGTGGACGGAAGAACACGGCTCGCATGGACAAC TTTGCTCCGGAGGTCCATGTGGGCGACGGTCTGGGGATGGACCTGAAGCTGTCCAACCAGGTCTTCAACTCTCTGAAGCAGCACTGCTACAGCGAGCAGAGGCGCAGCGCCAAGCTGCATGAGAAGAAGGAGCACTCCACCGCC gAACAAGCGGTGGACCCTCGGACCCGCCTCCTCATGTACAAGTTGGTGAACGCCGGCGTGCTGGAGAACATCAACGGCTGCATCAGCACCGGGAAGGAGTCTGTGGTGTTCCACGCTGATggaggaag TCTGGAGGAGCAGCCCGTCCCGGACGAGGTGGTCCTGAAGGTTTTCAAAACCACTCTGAACGAGTTCAAGAACCGAGACCGCTACATCAAGGACGACTACCGCTTCAGGGAGCGCTTCAGCAAGCTCAACCCCCGCAAGGTCATCAGGCTGTGGGCCGAGAAGGAGATGCACAACCTGGCCAG gatgaagaagGCGGAGATCCCCTGTCCTGACGTGGTTCTGCTGAGGAAGCACATCCTGGTCATGTCCTTCATCGGGAAGGATCACGTTCCTGCTCCCAAACTGAAAGACGCCGAGCTGAGCGCCGAGGACATGAAGAACGCCTACTACCAGGTTCTACAC CTGATGcagcagatgtttcaggagtgtAACCTGGTCCACGCTGACCTCAGTGAATACAACATGCTGTGGCACCACAGGAAG gtctGGCTCATCGACGTCAGTCAGTCTGTGGAGCCCACCCATCCTCACGGTCTGGAGTTCCTCTTCAGAGACTGCAGGAACGTCGCCACG ttcttcCAGAAGAGAGGCGTGAGTGAGGCCATGAGCGTCTACGAGCTTTTCAACGCCGTGTCACAGCTGAACATCCCGGTGGGAGCCGAGGACGAGGCCGAGTTCATGGCAGAG